GCTTTGGAGGACCTAAACAATCTCAAAATGCAGGCAGAGGAAGCAGAAAGGCGAATGAAGCAAGCCGAGGTTGAGAAGGAACGGCAGATCAAGGTGGCCCACGAGGCAGCGCAGAAAAGCGCCGCTGTCGAGCTCCAGAACAAGCGCATGTCCTTCGTTGCAAAGACTTCAAAGCTGGAAGAGTCTCTCAAGCAAGAGCATGGCACTGTTATTCAACTCAAAGAAGAGGCAGAACGTCTCAAGAGGCTACAAGAGGAGGCTGACAAGGCCAGAGAGGAAGCTGAGAAGGAGCTGGAAAAGTGGAGGCAGAAGGCCAATGAGGCTCTCCGACTCAGACTCCAGGCAGAAGAGGAGGCACATAAGAAGACTGTTGCCCAGGAGGAGGCTGAAAAACAGAAGGACGACGCCGAACGAGAGGCTAAGAAGAGGACCAAAGCAGAGGAGTCTGCTCTGAAACAGAAGGACATGGCTGAGCAGGAGCTCGAGAGGCAGAGGAAACTGGCTGACACCACGGCACAGCAGAAATTCACTGCAGAGCAAGAGCTTATTCGTTTAAGGGCTGACTTCGACCACGCAGACCAACAGCGATCTCTACTTGACGACGAACTCTACCGTCTCAAAAACGAGGTCAGTGCTGCGGAGCAGCAAAGGAAACACCTTGAAGATGAACTTGctaaagtgaaaagtgaaatgGATATCCTTCTGAAACTGAAGACCAAGGCTGATAAAGAGAGCATGTCCAACACAGAAAAGAGTAAACAGCTGCTTGTGGCAGAGGCTGCAAAAATGCGAGACCTTGCTGAGGAAGCATCCAAGCTTCGTGCCATTGTTGAGGAGgcaaagagacagaggcagattgCTGAGGATGAAGCCGCCCGACAAAGagcagaggctgagagaatcCTGAAAGAGAAACTTGCAGCAATTAATGAGGCGACTCGCCTCAAAACTGAAGCTGAGATTGCCCTTAAAGAAAAGGAAGCGGAGAATGAACGCCTCAGGAGGAAAGCTGAAGATGAAGCTTACCAGAGGAAAGCTCTTGAAGATCAGGCCAGCCAGCACAAACAAGACATTGAAGAAAAGATAGTCCTACTTAAGAAGTCCTCTGAAGCTGAactggagagacagaaaacCATTGTTGATGATACTCACAAACAAAGACGAATTGTGGAGGAGGAGATTCGCATCCTCAAGCTTAACTTTGAGAAAGCCTCATCTGGAAAGCTTGATTTGGAGCTGGAACTAAACAAACTCAAGAACATCGCAGACGAAACTCAGCAAACCAAAATCCAGGctgagaaagaggcagagaagatGAGGAAGCTTGCATTAGAGGAGGAAAAACGAAGGAGAGAAGCAGAAGATAAAGTTAAGAAAATTGCTGCTGCAGAACAAGAGGCAGCTCGTCAACGCCAGGCAGCCCAGGAAGAAGTTGAACGCCTCAAAAAGAAAGCTACTGAGGCCAATATACAAAAAGAGGAGGCAGACAAAGAGGCAGAACGGCAAATCCTTTCAGCTAAAGAAGCAGCACAGAAATGCAGTGCAGCAGAACAGCAAGTGCAAAGCATCCTTGTCCAGCAAAAAGAGGACAGCCTTGTTCAGAAGAAGCTGAGACAAGAATTTGAGAAGGCTAAAAAGGTAGCAAAAGAAGCAGAAAAAGCTAAAGAGAAAGCTGAGAAAGAGGCTGCTCTCCTTCGTCAACAAGCTGAGGAAGCTGAACGCCAGAAGCAAGCAGCAGAGGTGGAAGCTGCCAACCAAGGCAAAGCTCAAGAGGATgctgagagactgagaaaggCGGCAGAGTTGGAGGCTGCAAAGAGAGCccaagcagaggcagcagcgaTCAAACAGAAGCAACATGCCGATGCTGAGATGGCCAAACACAAGAAACTGGCAGAGAAAACCATAAAACAAAAATCTCAAGTTGAGCAAGAACTTGCCAAGGTCAAACTGCAGCTTGATGAGACAGATAACCAGAAGTCTCTTCTGGATGATGAGCTCCAACGCCTTAAGGATGAGGTCGGTGAGGCTTCTAAGCAGAAGGCTCAAGTAGAAGAAGAGCTGTTCAAAGTCAAAGTTCAGATGGAGGAACTGATGAAATTGAAGCAGAGAATTGTGGAGGAGAACCAGCGCCTTAtcaaaaaagacaaagataaCTCACAGAAGTTTCTTGCTGAAGAGGCCGAGAACATGAAGAAGCTGGCTGAGGAAGCTGCCAGGCTTAGTGTCGAGGCTCAGGAGGCCGCTCGCATGAGAGAAATTGCAGAGGATGATCTTGCTCAACAACGGACCCTCGCAGAAAAGGTCCTTAAAGAAAAGAAGCAAGCCATCCAGGAGGCCTCTAAACTTAGAGCTGAGGCAGAAATGCTCCAGAGACAGAAGCAACAAGCTCAGGAACAGGCTCAGAAGCTGCTAGAGGACAAGCAGCAAATGCAGCAACGTCTGGATGACGAGATGGAAGGCTTTCAGAAATCCTTGGAAACTGAGCGCCAGAGGCAGTTGCAGATAACAGCTGAGGCAGAGAAACTCAAACTGCAGGTGTCTCAGCTCAGCGATGCTCAGGCCAAAGCTGAGGCAGATGCCAAAAAGTTCAAGAAACAGGCCGACGAGATCAGTGCCCGTCTGCACGAGACAGAGCTTGCGACCAAAGAGAAGATGACTGTTGTGCAGACGCTCGAAGTGCAGAGGCTGAGCAGTAACAAAGAGGCCGATGAGCTGcgcaaagccatcactgacctcGAGAAAGAGAAGTCTAGACTGAAAAGAGATGCAGAGGACTTACAAAATAAGTCCAAAGAGGTATTGTGTTCAAAGATGGCATATAAGCGCAGCTTATGTCATTGTTAACCCCTTCCTGTAACGCTTTCTCAGTTTGAAAATACTTCCTTTAACAAAATACTCTCCCTTTTCCTTACACTAAGAATGAATAATGTGATGAATTATGATATTCTGAATCAATCTTTGAATGCCACTATACATAttatttcaattacattttaagtATGCTCTCTGAAGACGTGGAATGTTCGCATAGCATGTGTTAAAATACCATATATCTTCTTGTTTTGAGTGATTTACTTTGTGAAGAACAACAATATCATGTCActcattttattctttttctcCCTACTCCAGGTTGCGAACGCGCAACAGGAACAGATGAAGCAGGAGAAGACACTCCTTCAGCAGTCCTTCATTGCTGAGAAAGAAGAACTACTAAAAAAAGAGAAGCTCATTGAAGATGAGAAGAAGAAGCTAGAGAGCCAGTTTGAAGAGGAGGTCCGAAAGGGAAAGGCTCTCAAAGATGAGCAGGAACAGCAGAGGaagcagatggaggaggagaagaagaaactCAAGGCCACCATGGATGCTGCCCTCAAGAAACAACAGGAAGCAGAGCAGGACATGCTGAATAAGCAGAAAGAGATGCAGGATCTAGCCAAGAAAAAGCTGGACCAGGAGAAATTGCTTGAAGATGAAAACAAGAAGCTCCGTGAGAAGTTGCAACATCTTGAAGAGATTCAGCAGCAAGCATCTCTTACCCGTGAGATCCAGATTCAAACAGATGAGGTCCCTGAAGGTGAACTGGTTCACATGACCATGGTAGAGACAACAAGGAAAGTCCTCAATGGTCAAAGCACAGGTGATGAAGTTGACAGCAGAAATGGGGAGTCTCCTTTGTCATTTGATGGCATTCGTGAGAAGGTACCTGCAAGTAGACTCTTTGATGTTGGACTTCTGACCAAGAAAGAGTTTGATAAATTGAAGAAGGGCAAAACCACCGTGCAGGACCTCAGCCAAACAGACAAACTTAAGACAATTCTCAAGGGAAATAACTGCATTGCTGGCCTCCTAGTGCATCCAAACCAGAAGATGTCCATCTATCAAGCcatgaaagaaatgaaaattTCACAAAGCACTGGCTTAATTCTACTGGAAGCACAAGCAGCATCAGGCTTCGTAGTTGACCCCATCAAGAACAAGAAGCTTACAGTCAatgaagcagtgaaagagggactCGTAGGACCAGAACTGCACAACAAATTGCTCTCTGCTGAAAGAGCGGTCAGTGGTTACAAAGATCCTTACACAGGCGGAAAGATTTCAACCTTTGCGGCCATGAAGAAGGGTCTTATTGTGGAGAGTGAGGCCATCAGACTACTTGATGCTCAGATGGCCACAGGTGGAATCATCGATCCAGTCAACAGTCACCGTGTGCCAATTGAAACTGCCCTCAAACAGGGTTATCTGGACGCAGACATGAAGAAAATCCTGGAGAAACCCACAGATGACACCAAAGGATTCTTTGACCCAAATACCCAGGAAAACCTCACCTACAAACAGCTGATGGAAAGATGTACTACAGATCCTGAAACAGGGTTGATGATCCTGCCCATCTCAGAGAATGCTGCTCTCAGTGCAAGAACATATACTGATGAAGAAGCAAAGGATGTcttcaacaaaacaaatatcTCTGTACCTTTTGGAAAATTCAAGGGAAAAACTATTACAATCTGGGAAATCATCAACTCTGAGTACTTCACAGATGACCAGAGAAAGGATCTCATCCGCCAGTACAAGACAGGGAAAATCACAATTGAGAAAATTATCAAGATTGTCATAACTGTtgctgaggagaaagagaaaaagaatgaaattGCTTTTGATGGTTTGAGAGCACCTGTGCCTGCCACTGAGCTCTTGGAATCCAAAATCATTGACAAAGACCTGTTCAACAAACTACACAAAGGCAATAAAACAGTCAAGGAAGTGTCTGAGATGGACCATGTTCACAAGTCTTTGAAAGGCACCAACTGCATTGCTGGTGTAGTTATCGACTCAACTAAAGAAACACTGTCCTTCTATCAAGCCTTGAAGCGGGAGGTGGTGAGACCCACTCATGCTTTAAATATGCTGGAAGCACAGGCTGCAACTGGGTTCATGGTTGACCCTGTCAATAATCAGAAGCACACAGTTGATGAGGCTGTTAAGGCAGGTTTAGTTGGTCCTGAACTTCATGAAAAACTGTTGTCTGCTGAAAGAGCTGTCACTGGCTACAAGGATCCTTACACTGGCAAGACTGTGTCTTTGTTTGAGGCAATGAAAAAGGACCTCATCAATAAAGATCAGGGAATCCGACTTCTTGATGCACAGATGACGACAGGTGGTATTATTGACCCAGTGAAAAGTCATCGCATTCCCCATGATGTGGCCTGCAAACGGGGATACTTTGATGATCAGACAAACAAGCTGCTAAACAATCCAACAGATGACATCAAGGGTTTCTATGACCCCAACACTCAAGAAAATGTCACATATCTGCAACTCCAAAAGCGGTGTGTCACAGACAAAAAGACGGGCCTTCAGCTTCTGCCCCTCTCTGATCAAGCTATCAACTCAAAAGAGgagcacaaatacacagaggcacagaccaAAGATGCCATGAATCAGGCAACAATGGAGGTAGAAAGTGGACCCTTCAAAGGCAAAAAGGTCACTATCTGGCAGATGCTAAATTCTGAATACCTTACTGACGAGCAAAGACAAGATCTGATTAGACAGTACAGAACAGGCAAATTCACAATTGAAAAAATCATAAAGATTGTGATCACAGTCATTAATGAAAAAGAAGCAATGAAACAGGAGAAAGGCAACTTTAAAGGACTCAGAACTATGGTACCAGGCAAGTCACTGCTCGACTCTAAGATCATTGACAAAGCAACGTTTGATGCAGTTCAGCAAGGCAAGAAGACAGCAGCAGAAGTTAGCAAAGATAAATCTGTCAATAAATACCTACAAGGTTCAGACAGCATTGCTGGTATCTACAATGACCAGACTAAAGAGAAGCTCAGTATATACCAAGCCATGAAGAAAACGCTCCTCAGACAGACCACGGGTGTGGCACTGCTTGAAGCTCAGGCAGCCACGGGATTCATTGTAGACCCACTGAAAAATCAGTTCTTGACTGTGGATGAAGCTGTGAAATCAGGCCTTGTCGGTCCCGAACTTCATGAGAAACTGCTCTCTGCTGAAAAAGCAGTCACAGGCTACAAAGACCCATACACTGGAAACAAAATTGCCCTCTTTCAAGCCATGCAGAAAGAACTAATTCCAAAGGACCAAGCAATGCCCCTCCTTGAGGCACAGATGGTCACTGGTGGAATCATTGATCCAGTAAACAGCCACCGTCTTCCAAATGATGTGGCCATCCAGCGTGGATTCTACAGTAAAGAAATGGCCAACACTCTCTCTGAACCTACAGATGACAACAAGAGGTTCTCTGACCCCACTTCAGATATGAATGTGTCATACAAGCAGCTGAAAGATAAATGCATGAGTGACCCAGACACAGGACTTTGCCTGCTGACTCTCTCCAAGCCACAATCACCAACAATAGTTGAAAAGACTTACCTGTACACCGAGGAACAGACCCAGCATGACCTATCTGGCACCCAGGTTGATATTCCAATTGAAGGCTTTGGTGACAAGCCCATGTCCCTTTGGGATATCATGAGCTCAAATCTGATCCCAGAATCAGAAAGGGCTAAACTCATGGAAGAATACCGGGCTGGCCAAATAACAAAGGAACGCATGATAATCATCATCATCGAGATCATGGAACAGAGAGAAATCATCCGAGGGGAGAACGTCAAAACATGCAATACAATTAGACGAAGAATTACTATTGAAGAGCTCTACAGTGCTCGCGTCATTGACCAAGAAACCTACAACCTGCTGAAACAAGAGAAGAAGACCATCCGTGAGATCATGGAGATGCAGAGTgtgaaaaaatatttgtatggcACAGGCAGTGTTGCTGGTGTCATGTCAGACTCTAACAACAAGATCGGCATTTACCAGGCAATGAAGAGGGGCCTCATGAAGTCTGAAGTAGCTATGACTCTCTTGGAGGCTCAGGCTGCAACTGGATTCATGGTTGATCCTGTCAAAAATGAAATGCTCACAGTTGATGAGGCTGTCCGTAAAGGTGTAGTTGGCCCAGAGATCCACGACAGACTTCTCTCTGCTGAAAGGGCAGTAACTGGTTACAGAGACCCATACAGTGGCaagatcatctctctcttccaagcAGTGAAAAAGAACCTTGTCACTGAGGAATATGCTCTAAAGCTTCTTGAAGCTCAAACAGCCACAGGTGGTATTATGGACCCTGAGTTCAACTTCCACCTTCCTTCAGATGTTGCCACAGGCCGTGGTTACATTAACAGGGAGACAATGGAGAGGCTGTCTGATGAGGTGAAGGGATATGTGGACCCCCTTACAGAAGAAGAGATTTCCTATGCAAATCTGCTCAAGAGATGTAAGGTTGATCCTGAAACTGGCCTGCGTTTCCTCTCACTTGCCGACAGAAGGCTGATGTTCAAGGGTCTTAGAAAGCAGATCACCATGGAGGAGCTGTTCCGCTCACAGATCATTGACCAGAAGACCCTCACAGAACTGAATGAAGGTCTGGTGAGTGTAGAGGAAATCAGCAGTAGACTCCAAAAATATATTGAAGGCGAAAGTTGTATTGCTGGAGTGTATGTGGAGACCAACAGAGAGCGTCTCTCCATCTACCAAGCCATGAAGAAGAATATGATCAGACCAGGGACAGCTTTTGAGCTGCTTGAGGCCCAAGCCGCAACAGGCTATGTTATTGACCCAATCAAGAACCTTAAACTGACAGTCAATGAATCTGTGAGGATGGGCATTGTGGGTCCAGAATTTAAAGACAAGCTTCTCTCTGCAGAACGGGCCGTGACAGGCTACAAAGATCCTTACTCAGGCaagaccatctctctcttccaggcCATGAAGAAAGGTCTCATTCTAAAAGATCATGGCATCCGTCTCCTTGAAGCCCAGATTGCCACAGGAGGAATCATTGATCCAGAGGAGAGTCATCGCTTGCCAGTAGAGGTGGCTTACAAACGTGGCTTCTTTGATGAGGAAATGAATGAGATCCTCACTGACCCATCTGATGACACCAAGGGATTCTTTGATCCCAACACTGAAGAGAATTTAACTTACCTAGGGTTGATGGAGAGATGCATTACAGATCCAGACACTGGCCTTGTGCTCTTGCTGCTGAAAGAGAAGAAACGAGAAAGAAAGGCATCCTCAAAGTCCTCCGTGCGCAAACGCAGAGTGGTCATTGTGGACCCAGAGTCTGGCAAAGAGATGTCAGTGTACGAAGCGTACCGTAAAGAGCTCATTGACCATCAGACCTACCTGGAATTGTCAGAGCAGGAATGTGAGTGGGAAGAGGTTACCATCACTTCATCTGATGGCTCTGTGAAGTCTATCATCATTGACAGGAGATCAGGCCGGCAATATGACATTGATGACGCCCTTGCCCGAGCTCTCATTGACCAGTCCTCTCTGGATCAGTACCGCTCCGGAAACTTGGCCATCACTGAATTTGCTGACATGCTATCTGGAAATATGGGTGGCTTCCGTTCCCGATCCTCCTCCATCGGATCGACCTCCTCCACCTCAATCAGAACCCCTGCCACCATATGGAATGATCCAACAGAGGTCACTGGCCCAGTGGCTGGAATTCTGGACACTGACACCTTAGAGAAAGTCTCAATCACTGAGGCTATGCACAGGAATCTGGTTGACAACATCACTGGCCAGAGACTGCTGGAGGCACAGGCTTGCACTGGAGGCATAATTGATCCTGCAACAGGGGAGAAATTCTCTGTCGCTGATGCAACTGAGAAGGATCTTGTTGATAAGATAATGGTTGACAGATTAAACCTGGCTCAGAAAGCCTTCAATGGCTTTGAGGACCCCAGAACTAAAGTGAGGATGTCTGCCTCCCAAGCCCTCAAGAAAGGTTGGCTGTATTATGAAGCTGGTCAGCGATTTCTGGAAGTGCAATACCTCACTGGTGGTCTCATAGAACCAGATGTTGAGGGAAGAGTTTCTTTAGAGGAGGCCATCAGAAAGAGTACCATTGATGCTCGCACTGCCCAAAAGCTAAGAGATGTAAGTGCCTACTCTAAATACCTGACCTGCCCAAAAACCAAACTCAAGATTTCTTATAAAGATGCCATGGACAGAAGTATGGTTGAGGAAGGATCTGGCTTGCGACTTCTGGAAGCTTCATCCCAGTCTAGCAAAGGCCTGTACAGTCCTTACAACGTAAGTGGCTCTGGGTCTGCCTCCGGCTCTCGCTCTGGCTCAAGGACAGGGTCAAGATCTGGCTCAAGAAGGAGCAGCTTTGATGCCACTGGTTCTAGCTTTAGCATGAatttctcctcatcctcattgACATCCACCAGCTACGGCCGAAGATACAATGCAGGACCTGACAGTGGCATCAACATGGATGAACTAGCCCAGGCCATTACAGCACTGTCTATGATCAGGCCCACCATTCAAGGCTGCAGTTCAGAGGAGCTTAGCTCTTTCACAACATTTCTACCCCTTCACACCTCAGTGGCTTAAAAATGATATTCAAAAGGAGGACAACAAAGACATATTTATTCAGCTTTGCATGTGGTTGCTTTAGGAAATTGCATTCCGAAAACtaccatttttttctttttggattATTAAGCTCCAACTCTACATAGTATGGATGCTTAAAACTATGCATACCTGTCCGGCCTTAAGTGgttattattttgtatctatttttttcCTGCAGTTTCATATAATATTCAATAGGGTAGTATTTTAAAATAACATG
The DNA window shown above is from Clupea harengus chromosome 11, Ch_v2.0.2, whole genome shotgun sequence and carries:
- the LOC105905367 gene encoding plectin-like isoform X16 — translated: MSSQKKYRNVSTDSNGQQREASDDGFYQGMLKSMDGRKDERDRVQKKTFTKWVNKHLMKAQRHVSDLYEDLRDGHNLISLLEVLSGETLPREKGRMRFHKLQNVQIALDFLRHRQVKLVNIRNDDIADGNPKLTLGLIWTIILHFQISDIQINGQSDDMSAKEKLLLWSQRMVEGYPGLRCDNFTTSWRDGKLFNAVIHKHEPRYIDMTKVFRQNNIENLEQAFNIAEKDLGVTRLLDPEDVDVPHPDEKSIITYVSSLYDAMPRVPDAQDGIKANELELRWQEYYELITILLQWMRHHIHYFEERKFPASYEEVEILWRQFLKFKETELPAKESDKNRSKHIYQSFEGAVQAGQIKVPPGYHPIDVEKEWGRLHVSILEREKLLRIEFERLERLQRIVGKVQMESGVCEEQLNQLESLLQSDIRLLSAGKSALHAAEVERDLDKADGMIRLLFNDVQILKDGRHLQAEQMYRRVYRLHERLVNLRSDYNLRLRSGAQATMVSQQSTMVSQQSSMVSQQRSTMKGRPELDEVTLRYTQDLLAWVEENQRRIDGGEWGSDLPTVESQLGSHRGLHQTVEDFRTKIERARADESQLSPISKGTYREYLGKLDLQYAKLLNSSKSRLRNLDQLHAYVTAATKELMWLNDKEEEEVNFDWSDRNSNMAAKKENYSGLMRDLEGRERKVNEIQATGDKLIKEGHPGKATVEAFTAALQTQWSWILQLCCCIEAHLKENTAHYQFFADVKETEETLKKRQETMKKKYTCDRSTTATRLEDLLQDAVEEKEQLNELKSQIASLSKRAKTIIQLKPRNPTIPIKGKFPIQAVCDFKQMEITVHKGDECALLNNSQPFKWKVLNRSGDEAVVPSVCFLVPPVNKEAVDSVSNLDSSLQQMTIHWQSLHINMRSLLAWQYLMKDITLIRSWNVVMFKSMRTEEYRLTLRNLEMHYQDFLRDSQDSQLFGADDRMQIEADYKKTSQHYENLLRTCEQGTVAKAKGEKDESVSKTYITQVKDLRLQIEDVESRTIARMRQPVDKDPLKDCFRKTAEQTKDHTKLQGIKKNLDVVAGKAEEVLAAPEQASSPVLRSELDITLQKMDQVYSLSTIYLEKLKTVDVVVRNTQGAEDVLKKYEDRLRDVHKVPTDVKEVEIYRTELKVMRKNAEGEQPVFDGLEGGLGKAASVSERMSRVHSERDAELEHYRQLHTSLQDRWQAVYAQIDLRLRELEQLGRQLGYYRESYDWLICWIADAKQRQEKIQAVPITDSKTLKEQLAQEKKLLEEIEKNKEKVDECQKYAKAYIDTIKDYELQLIAYKAQVEPLTSPLKKTKMDSASDNIIQEYVTLRTRYSELMTLTSQYIKFITDTQRRLEEEEKTTEKLKEEDRKKMAEMQAELDKQKQLAEGHAKAVAKAEKEAKELKLMMQEEVSKREVVALDAEKQKHNIQQELHELKNLSEQQIKSKSHQVEEALQSRTKIEEEIRIIRIQLETTVKQKGTAETELQQLRDKAAEAERLRKAAQEEAEKLRKQVSDETQKKRKAEEELKLKAEAEKEAAKLKQRALEDLNNLKMQAEEAERRMKQAEVEKERQIKVAHEAAQKSAAVELQNKRMSFVAKTSKLEESLKQEHGTVIQLKEEAERLKRLQEEADKAREEAEKELEKWRQKANEALRLRLQAEEEAHKKTVAQEEAEKQKDDAEREAKKRTKAEESALKQKDMAEQELERQRKLADTTAQQKFTAEQELIRLRADFDHADQQRSLLDDELYRLKNEVSAAEQQRKHLEDELAKVKSEMDILLKLKTKADKESMSNTEKSKQLLVAEAAKMRDLAEEASKLRAIVEEAKRQRQIAEDEAARQRAEAERILKEKLAAINEATRLKTEAEIALKEKEAENERLRRKAEDEAYQRKALEDQASQHKQDIEEKIVLLKKSSEAELERQKTIVDDTHKQRRIVEEEIRILKLNFEKASSGKLDLELELNKLKNIADETQQTKIQAEKEAEKMRKLALEEEKRRREAEDKVKKIAAAEQEAARQRQAAQEEVERLKKKATEANIQKEEADKEAERQILSAKEAAQKCSAAEQQVQSILVQQKEDSLVQKKLRQEFEKAKKVAKEAEKAKEKAEKEAALLRQQAEEAERQKQAAEVEAANQGKAQEDAERLRKAAELEAAKRAQAEAAAIKQKQHADAEMAKHKKLAEKTIKQKSQVEQELAKVKLQLDETDNQKSLLDDELQRLKDEVGEASKQKAQVEEELFKVKVQMEELMKLKQRIVEENQRLIKKDKDNSQKFLAEEAENMKKLAEEAARLSVEAQEAARMREIAEDDLAQQRTLAEKVLKEKKQAIQEASKLRAEAEMLQRQKQQAQEQAQKLLEDKQQMQQRLDDEMEGFQKSLETERQRQLQITAEAEKLKLQVSQLSDAQAKAEADAKKFKKQADEISARLHETELATKEKMTVVQTLEVQRLSSNKEADELRKAITDLEKEKSRLKRDAEDLQNKSKEVANAQQEQMKQEKTLLQQSFIAEKEELLKKEKLIEDEKKKLESQFEEEVRKGKALKDEQEQQRKQMEEEKKKLKATMDAALKKQQEAEQDMLNKQKEMQDLAKKKLDQEKLLEDENKKLREKLQHLEEIQQQASLTREIQIQTDEVPEGELVHMTMVETTRKVLNGQSTGDEVDSRNGESPLSFDGIREKVPASRLFDVGLLTKKEFDKLKKGKTTVQDLSQTDKLKTILKGNNCIAGLLVHPNQKMSIYQAMKEMKISQSTGLILLEAQAASGFVVDPIKNKKLTVNEAVKEGLVGPELHNKLLSAERAVSGYKDPYTGGKISTFAAMKKGLIVESEAIRLLDAQMATGGIIDPVNSHRVPIETALKQGYLDADMKKILEKPTDDTKGFFDPNTQENLTYKQLMERCTTDPETGLMILPISENAALSARTYTDEEAKDVFNKTNISVPFGKFKGKTITIWEIINSEYFTDDQRKDLIRQYKTGKITIEKIIKIVITVAEEKEKKNEIAFDGLRAPVPATELLESKIIDKDLFNKLHKGNKTVKEVSEMDHVHKSLKGTNCIAGVVIDSTKETLSFYQALKREVVRPTHALNMLEAQAATGFMVDPVNNQKHTVDEAVKAGLVGPELHEKLLSAERAVTGYKDPYTGKTVSLFEAMKKDLINKDQGIRLLDAQMTTGGIIDPVKSHRIPHDVACKRGYFDDQTNKLLNNPTDDIKGFYDPNTQENVTYLQLQKRCVTDKKTGLQLLPLSDQAINSKEEHKYTEAQTKDAMNQATMEVESGPFKGKKVTIWQMLNSEYLTDEQRQDLIRQYRTGKFTIEKIIKIVITVINEKEAMKQEKGNFKGLRTMVPGKSLLDSKIIDKATFDAVQQGKKTAAEVSKDKSVNKYLQGSDSIAGIYNDQTKEKLSIYQAMKKTLLRQTTGVALLEAQAATGFIVDPLKNQFLTVDEAVKSGLVGPELHEKLLSAEKAVTGYKDPYTGNKIALFQAMQKELIPKDQAMPLLEAQMVTGGIIDPVNSHRLPNDVAIQRGFYSKEMANTLSEPTDDNKRFSDPTSDMNVSYKQLKDKCMSDPDTGLCLLTLSKPQSPTIVEKTYLYTEEQTQHDLSGTQVDIPIEGFGDKPMSLWDIMSSNLIPESERAKLMEEYRAGQITKERMIIIIIEIMEQREIIRGENVKTCNTIRRRITIEELYSARVIDQETYNLLKQEKKTIREIMEMQSVKKYLYGTGSVAGVMSDSNNKIGIYQAMKRGLMKSEVAMTLLEAQAATGFMVDPVKNEMLTVDEAVRKGVVGPEIHDRLLSAERAVTGYRDPYSGKIISLFQAVKKNLVTEEYALKLLEAQTATGGIMDPEFNFHLPSDVATGRGYINRETMERLSDEVKGYVDPLTEEEISYANLLKRCKVDPETGLRFLSLADRRLMFKGLRKQITMEELFRSQIIDQKTLTELNEGLVSVEEISSRLQKYIEGESCIAGVYVETNRERLSIYQAMKKNMIRPGTAFELLEAQAATGYVIDPIKNLKLTVNESVRMGIVGPEFKDKLLSAERAVTGYKDPYSGKTISLFQAMKKGLILKDHGIRLLEAQIATGGIIDPEESHRLPVEVAYKRGFFDEEMNEILTDPSDDTKGFFDPNTEENLTYLGLMERCITDPDTGLVLLLLKEKKRERKASSKSSVRKRRVVIVDPESGKEMSVYEAYRKELIDHQTYLELSEQECEWEEVTITSSDGSVKSIIIDRRSGRQYDIDDALARALIDQSSLDQYRSGNLAITEFADMLSGNMGGFRSRSSSIGSTSSTSIRTPATIWNDPTEVTGPVAGILDTDTLEKVSITEAMHRNLVDNITGQRLLEAQACTGGIIDPATGEKFSVADATEKDLVDKIMVDRLNLAQKAFNGFEDPRTKVRMSASQALKKGWLYYEAGQRFLEVQYLTGGLIEPDVEGRVSLEEAIRKSTIDARTAQKLRDVSAYSKYLTCPKTKLKISYKDAMDRSMVEEGSGLRLLEASSQSSKGLYSPYNVSGSGSASGSRSGSRTGSRSGSRRSSFDATGSSFSMNFSSSSLTSTSYGRRYNAGPDSGINMDELAQAITALSMIRPTIQGCSSEELSSFTTFLPLHTSVA